In Strigops habroptila isolate Jane chromosome 7, bStrHab1.2.pri, whole genome shotgun sequence, the following are encoded in one genomic region:
- the LOXL3 gene encoding lysyl oxidase homolog 3 isoform X2 — protein sequence MGTCRGWAQPELLVLSVWLWVSSAGPTHPPGPALRVRLAGYPRKHNEGRVELFYNDEWGTICDDDFTLANAHVLCRHLGFVAATGWAHSAKYGKGVGRIWLDNVNCAGGEKSIRDCKHRGWGNSDCSHEEDAGVICKDERIPGFKDSNVIETEQSHVEEVRLRAVVAGAQRQLPVTEGIVEVRYKDSWAQICDEGWGSHNSRVVCGMLGFPAEKKVNRNFYKLFTERQQLNYRLHSVSCAGTEVHLSMCAFEFYRGNASAACGAGSPAVVSCAPGPQFATGSAHKKKQRQQQQQQQQQGQPRIRLKGGAKVGEGRVEVLKGSEWGTICDDRWNLLSASVVCRELGFGSAKEALTGARMGQGTGPIHMNEVQCLGTEKSLWSCPFKNITQEDCKHTEDVAVRCNIPYMGYETLIRLSGGRSRFEGRVEVAVGAGAGDQPRWGLVCSEGWGTLEAMVACRQLGLGFANHGLQIRLSGGRTPFEGRVEVKRGSKWGMVCSEGWTTKEAMVACRQLGLGYSLHAVTETWYWDASNVTEMVLSGVKCAGHEMSLSHCQHHGSSLNCRNTGTRFAAGVICSETASDLLLHAPLVQETAYIEDRPLHMLYCAAEENCLSSSARLANWPYGHRRLLRFSSQIHNNGRADFRPKAGRHSWVWHECHRHYHSMDIFTHYDILTPNGTKVAEGHKASFCLEDTECEEDVAKRYECANFGEQGITVGCWDLYRHDIDCQWIDITDVKPGNYILQVVINPNFEVAESDFTNNAMKCNCKYDGHRIWVHSCHIGDALSEEANKRFEQYPGQLNNQIS from the exons ATGGGGACCTGCCGCGGGTGGGCACAACCggagctgctggtgctcagcGTGTGGCTGTGGGTGAGCAGCGCCGGCCCCACGCACCCGCCCGGCCCTGCACTGAGGGTGCGCCTGGCTGGGTACCCGCGCAAGCACAACGAGGGCCGCGTCGAACTCTTCTACAACGATGAGTGGGGCACCATCTGCGATGACGACTTCACGCTGGCCAACGCACACGTGCTGTGCCGGCACCTCGGCTTCGTGGCTGCCACCGGCTGGGCCCACAGCGCCAAGTACGGCAAAGGCGTCG GGCGGATCTGGCTGGACAACGTGAATTGCGCTGGAGGCGAGAAGAGCATTCGGGACTGCAAACACCGGGGCTGGGGCAACAGTGACTGCAGCCATGAGGAAGACGCGGGTGTCATCTGCAAGGACGAGCGCATCCCAGGCTTCAAGGACTCCAATGTCATCGAG ACAGAGCAGAGCCATGTGGAGGAGGTCCGGCTGCGGGCGGTGGTGGCTGGGGCCCAGCGGCAGCTCCCAGTGACAGAGGGCATCGTGGAGGTGCGCTACAAGGACAGCTGGGCACAGATCTGCGAtgagggctggggcagccacaacagCCGCGTTGTCTGCGGCATGCTGGGCTTCCCTGCCGAGAAGAAGGTCAACAGGAACTTCTACAA GCTGTTCACAGAGCGGCAGCAGCTCAATTACCGGCTGCACTCGGTGTCCTGCGCGGGGACGGAGGTGCACCTCTCCATGTGCGCCTTCGAGTTCTACCGCGGCAACGCGTCGGCCGCCTGCGGCGCGGGCAGTCCCGCCGTCGTCAGCTGCGCGCCCGGGCCGCAGTTCGCCACCGGCAGCGCCCACAAGAAGAAacagcggcagcagcagcagcagcaacagcagcagggccag CCACGGATCCGGCTGAAGGGAGGCGCGAAGGTTGGCGAGGGCCGCGTCGAGGTGCTCAAGGGCAGTGAGTGGGGCACGATCTGTGACGACCGCTGGAACCTGCTTTCAGCCAGCGTGGTGTGCCGCGAGCTGGGCTTCGGCAGTGCCAAGGAGGCTCTCACCGGGGCGCGCATGGGCCAAG GGACGGGGCCCATCCACATGAACGAGGTGCAGTGCCTGGGCACCGAGAAGTCCCTCTGGAGCTGCCCTTTCAAGAACATCACGCAGGAGGACTGCAAGCACACAGAGGATGTGGCCGTCCGCTGCAACATCCCCTACATGGGCTACGAGACCCTG ATTCGGCTGAGCGGGGGCCGGAGCCGCTTCGAGGGGCGGGTGGAGGTGGCGGTGGGGGCCGGTGCCGGGGATCAGCCGCGCTGGGGGCTGGTCTGCAGCGAAGGCTGGGGTACGCTGGAGGCGATGGTGGCCTGTCGCCAGCTGGGCCTGGGATTTGCTAACCACGGCTTACAA ATCCGCCTCTCTGGTGGCAGGACACCGTTTGAGGGCCGCGTGGAGGTAAAGCGAGGCAGTAAGTGGGGCATGGTGTGCAGCGAGGGCTGGACCACCAAGGAGGCGATGGTGGCCTGTCGCCAGCTCGGCCTGGGCTATTCTCTGCATGCGGTGACG GAGACGTGGTACTGGGATGCCAGCAACGTGACGGAGATGGTGCTGAGCGGGGTGAAGTGCGCCGGCCACGAGATGTCCCTGAGCCACTGCCAGCACCACGGCTCCAGCCTCAACTGCAGGAACACGGGCACGCGCTTCGCTGCCGGCGTCATCTGCTCCGAGA CGGCCTCCGACCTGCTGCTGCACGCGCCGCTGGTGCAGGAGACGGCGTACATCGAGGACCGGCCGCTGCACATGCTGTACTGCGCCGCCGAGGAGAACTGCCTCTCCAGCTCGGCCCGCCTGGCCAACTGGCCCTACGGGCACCGCCGCCTGCTCCGCTTCTCCTCCCAGATCCATAACAACGGCCGCGCCGATTTCCGCCCTAAGGCTGGCCGGCACTCCTGGGTCTGGCACGAGTGCCACCG GCACTACCACAGCATGGATATCTTCACCCACTACGACATCCTGACCCCCAACGGCACCAAGGTGGCGGAGGGGCACAAGGCCAGCTTCTGCCTCGAGGACACTGAGTGCGAGGAAG ACGTGGCCAAGCGGTACGAGTGTGCCAACTTTGGGGAGCAGGGCATCACTGTGGGCTGCTGGGACCTGTACCGGCACGACATCGACTGCCAGTGGATTGACATCACTGATGTCAAACCAGGCAACTACATCCTGCAG GTCGTGATCAACCCCAACTTCGAAGTGGCAGAGAGTGATTTCACCAACAACGCCATGAAATGCAACTGCAAGTACGACGGGCACCGCATCTGGGTGCACAGCTGCCACATCG GTGATGCGCTCAGCGAGGAGGCCAACAAGCGCTTCGAGCAGTACCCGGGGCAGCTCAACAACCAGATCTCATAG
- the LOXL3 gene encoding lysyl oxidase homolog 3 isoform X1 — translation MGTCRGWAQPELLVLSVWLWVSSAGPTHPPGPALRVRLAGYPRKHNEGRVELFYNDEWGTICDDDFTLANAHVLCRHLGFVAATGWAHSAKYGKGVGRIWLDNVNCAGGEKSIRDCKHRGWGNSDCSHEEDAGVICKDERIPGFKDSNVIETEQSHVEEVRLRAVVAGAQRQLPVTEGIVEVRYKDSWAQICDEGWGSHNSRVVCGMLGFPAEKKVNRNFYKLFTERQQLNYRLHSVSCAGTEVHLSMCAFEFYRGNASAACGAGSPAVVSCAPGPQFATGSAHKKKQRQQQQQQQQQGQPRIRLKGGAKVGEGRVEVLKGSEWGTICDDRWNLLSASVVCRELGFGSAKEALTGARMGQGTGPIHMNEVQCLGTEKSLWSCPFKNITQEDCKHTEDVAVRCNIPYMGYETLIRLSGGRSRFEGRVEVAVGAGAGDQPRWGLVCSEGWGTLEAMVACRQLGLGFANHGLQETWYWDASNVTEMVLSGVKCAGHEMSLSHCQHHGSSLNCRNTGTRFAAGVICSETASDLLLHAPLVQETAYIEDRPLHMLYCAAEENCLSSSARLANWPYGHRRLLRFSSQIHNNGRADFRPKAGRHSWVWHECHRHYHSMDIFTHYDILTPNGTKVAEGHKASFCLEDTECEEDVAKRYECANFGEQGITVGCWDLYRHDIDCQWIDITDVKPGNYILQVVINPNFEVAESDFTNNAMKCNCKYDGHRIWVHSCHIGDALSEEANKRFEQYPGQLNNQIS, via the exons ATGGGGACCTGCCGCGGGTGGGCACAACCggagctgctggtgctcagcGTGTGGCTGTGGGTGAGCAGCGCCGGCCCCACGCACCCGCCCGGCCCTGCACTGAGGGTGCGCCTGGCTGGGTACCCGCGCAAGCACAACGAGGGCCGCGTCGAACTCTTCTACAACGATGAGTGGGGCACCATCTGCGATGACGACTTCACGCTGGCCAACGCACACGTGCTGTGCCGGCACCTCGGCTTCGTGGCTGCCACCGGCTGGGCCCACAGCGCCAAGTACGGCAAAGGCGTCG GGCGGATCTGGCTGGACAACGTGAATTGCGCTGGAGGCGAGAAGAGCATTCGGGACTGCAAACACCGGGGCTGGGGCAACAGTGACTGCAGCCATGAGGAAGACGCGGGTGTCATCTGCAAGGACGAGCGCATCCCAGGCTTCAAGGACTCCAATGTCATCGAG ACAGAGCAGAGCCATGTGGAGGAGGTCCGGCTGCGGGCGGTGGTGGCTGGGGCCCAGCGGCAGCTCCCAGTGACAGAGGGCATCGTGGAGGTGCGCTACAAGGACAGCTGGGCACAGATCTGCGAtgagggctggggcagccacaacagCCGCGTTGTCTGCGGCATGCTGGGCTTCCCTGCCGAGAAGAAGGTCAACAGGAACTTCTACAA GCTGTTCACAGAGCGGCAGCAGCTCAATTACCGGCTGCACTCGGTGTCCTGCGCGGGGACGGAGGTGCACCTCTCCATGTGCGCCTTCGAGTTCTACCGCGGCAACGCGTCGGCCGCCTGCGGCGCGGGCAGTCCCGCCGTCGTCAGCTGCGCGCCCGGGCCGCAGTTCGCCACCGGCAGCGCCCACAAGAAGAAacagcggcagcagcagcagcagcaacagcagcagggccag CCACGGATCCGGCTGAAGGGAGGCGCGAAGGTTGGCGAGGGCCGCGTCGAGGTGCTCAAGGGCAGTGAGTGGGGCACGATCTGTGACGACCGCTGGAACCTGCTTTCAGCCAGCGTGGTGTGCCGCGAGCTGGGCTTCGGCAGTGCCAAGGAGGCTCTCACCGGGGCGCGCATGGGCCAAG GGACGGGGCCCATCCACATGAACGAGGTGCAGTGCCTGGGCACCGAGAAGTCCCTCTGGAGCTGCCCTTTCAAGAACATCACGCAGGAGGACTGCAAGCACACAGAGGATGTGGCCGTCCGCTGCAACATCCCCTACATGGGCTACGAGACCCTG ATTCGGCTGAGCGGGGGCCGGAGCCGCTTCGAGGGGCGGGTGGAGGTGGCGGTGGGGGCCGGTGCCGGGGATCAGCCGCGCTGGGGGCTGGTCTGCAGCGAAGGCTGGGGTACGCTGGAGGCGATGGTGGCCTGTCGCCAGCTGGGCCTGGGATTTGCTAACCACGGCTTACAA GAGACGTGGTACTGGGATGCCAGCAACGTGACGGAGATGGTGCTGAGCGGGGTGAAGTGCGCCGGCCACGAGATGTCCCTGAGCCACTGCCAGCACCACGGCTCCAGCCTCAACTGCAGGAACACGGGCACGCGCTTCGCTGCCGGCGTCATCTGCTCCGAGA CGGCCTCCGACCTGCTGCTGCACGCGCCGCTGGTGCAGGAGACGGCGTACATCGAGGACCGGCCGCTGCACATGCTGTACTGCGCCGCCGAGGAGAACTGCCTCTCCAGCTCGGCCCGCCTGGCCAACTGGCCCTACGGGCACCGCCGCCTGCTCCGCTTCTCCTCCCAGATCCATAACAACGGCCGCGCCGATTTCCGCCCTAAGGCTGGCCGGCACTCCTGGGTCTGGCACGAGTGCCACCG GCACTACCACAGCATGGATATCTTCACCCACTACGACATCCTGACCCCCAACGGCACCAAGGTGGCGGAGGGGCACAAGGCCAGCTTCTGCCTCGAGGACACTGAGTGCGAGGAAG ACGTGGCCAAGCGGTACGAGTGTGCCAACTTTGGGGAGCAGGGCATCACTGTGGGCTGCTGGGACCTGTACCGGCACGACATCGACTGCCAGTGGATTGACATCACTGATGTCAAACCAGGCAACTACATCCTGCAG GTCGTGATCAACCCCAACTTCGAAGTGGCAGAGAGTGATTTCACCAACAACGCCATGAAATGCAACTGCAAGTACGACGGGCACCGCATCTGGGTGCACAGCTGCCACATCG GTGATGCGCTCAGCGAGGAGGCCAACAAGCGCTTCGAGCAGTACCCGGGGCAGCTCAACAACCAGATCTCATAG